The DNA region TCCTCTGCCAATGGCGTATCTTACTTTAAAAGGCAAATATACTGCCGGATATAATGGCGATCAAATAACGCTTTTAGAATATATTGAAGGCGAATATTTCACCGCTGATGACCGGCAGTTTATTGAAGCGGGAAGGGCTTTAGCCGTATTTCACCGAGAAGGAGAAGCATTTCTTCGGAAATATCCGATTGAGCGTGCCATGATCGCAGAAAAAATTCCCGTAGAAAAACCTTATGAAGAGTCGCGTGTGATTTATGATAAATTGCGGCGTGATTTTTTAACAGAACACCAATGTTCTGTTCCGGATGTTTGCGCCGCGGTGCGCGATCATATTCACATATTTGATCAAACGATAAAGATGCTGGATGGATCGGGTATCAGTAATCGCAAACTTTCTTCTGGAATCGTGCATAACGATTTTAACGTGAAAAATTGTTTTTTCAAAAAGGATGGAGCATTCAGCTGTTTTATTGATACGGACCAACTTGGCGTTGCCCCTTTTGTTTGGGATGTCGGCAATACACTGCTCTCATTTTTATCAAGTATATCAAGCACATCAAGAAGCAATGTAAACTATGAACATTCTGCTGAACTTTTTCTCGCCGCGTATCACCGAGAACATCCATTGCCGCTAAATGAATATTTACTCATTATCGCCGCGGCGGTAAGATGGAATATGATGCGGATATTGCGCAGTTTAAGGCGCCATCACTATGAAAATGATCGGCTTGTTAATCTTTTGCCGAAGATTAAAAGCCGGCTCATCGCCCGAATAATACAAACTCCGCAAATATTTTCATTTTTAGATGAGAATTGGCTTAGAAAGAAAATAGTTATTTAAGAAAGCGGCGCAATGCGCCGCTTTTAATTTTCAATTCAACAGTAAAATATACTAAAAAAAATTAATGTCAATATAGTCAAGATATTTACTCCGTGCTATTTTTGGTATTAGATAATTCAGCATCATTAACAATTAAAAAGGAGGCATATTAATATGATTGCGCCTGGGAATGACAGGTTTGATTTTAATAATCTGTTTATTTTTGAAATGGCAAATAATCATCAAGGCAGTATTAAGCACGGCTTGCGCATTATTCGCGAGATGGCGAAGGTGGCGAAGGTGGCCGGGGTGCGTGCCGCGATTAAGCTGCAATTTCGCGATTTAGATTCTTTTATTCATCCAAAGCATAAAGAATGCTCTGACAACAAGCACATTCCGCGTTTTCTTGCCACGCGGCTTTCTGAAGAAGAATTTGGCGCGTTGGTGAATGAAATTAAGCGCCAAAGATTAATCAGTATGGCAACGCCGTTTGATGAGTTATCCGTTGATATGGCTGAGCGTCTCGGCGTGGAAATACTAAAAATTGGCAGTTGTTCGGCAACTGATTGGCCGCTTTTGGAAAGAGTGGTAAAGGCGGGAAAGCCGGTTATATGTTCTACCGGCGGATTGAATGTCAGCCAAATAGATAGGATAGTCAGCTTTTTTCAACATCGGGGAGCGCGCTTTGCATTAATGCATTGTGTGGCAATTTATCCTACTCCGGTTGAAAAAATGCGGTTAGGCAGGATTGAGCAACTTTGTAAGCGATATCCGGGCGTGACAGTAGGATTTTCTACGCATGAAGATCCGAATAATTTTAACGTTGTTCAGATTGCTTATGCCAAGGGTGCGCGCATATTTGAAAAGCATGTCGCTGTTCCTACTAAAGCATTTAAGAGTAATGCGTATTCCGCGAATCCTAAACAAGCAGCTAAATGGCTGGCGGCGTTAAATGACGCGATGTCTATGTGCGGCAATGAAGAAGATTTAGCCGAATCATTATCATTAAATTCGCTGATGCGAGGAGTCTATGCTAAAAAAAATATTACTATTGGCAGTAAGCTTTCTCGAGAGAATGTTTACTTTGCCATACCGCTTTTGAATCGGCAATTGGCGAGCGGTGAATGGAATGCGAATATGGTTGCAGGCCGCGCTTATGCTGTTGACGAAGCTATTTTCTTTGAAGCAGCAAGTTATTATGCGGCAGAATTTAAGCATTTGATTCCTAATTTTATCCATCAGTTAAAGGGGATTATTCACGAAGCTGGCGTGCCGGTTGGGCCGACTCCGGAAATTGAGCTTTCGCACCACTATGGATTAAAACATTTTCTTGAATGGGGCGTAGCAATTATAGACTGCATCAATCGTGAATATTGCAAAAAAATTTTGATTATGCTCGCCGGACAGAAACATCCTATTCATTTCCATACAAAAAAAGAAGAGGCCTTTCAGGTATTGTACGGAGAACTGATTGTAGAAATGGAAGACAGAGAAAGAATTCTTTATCCCGGGGATGTTTTAATGGTTCCGCGCGGCGCGTGGCATAGTTTTTACGCTTGTAATGGGGATGTTATTTTTGAGGAAATATCCACTACCCATTATAACGATGATTCGTTTTACGCCGATCCATCCATAAATAAGATCGCCCGTGACGAGAGAAAGACTCGTCTTGTAAATTGGGGCAGACATCAAATTTAACCCGTGTTGCTTTGTAACGCGGGTTTTTTTTTATTTGTTTTGGGTGCCCAGTGGTGATAATCTTAATTTATATTTAATATTTGCGATTTATGAATAACGCAAACGCTGTGAAAAAAACTGGAGAGCAGTTGGGATTATCCTTTTTTAAGGATGAATTATTTTACGAATTCCACCCAAGAATTTATGAGGGTGATAAATGGAAGGTGTTTGTAAATGAACAGAACGATTTTGCTGTTATTTATCCTAAACTGGAAGTTAATTATTCTGCTTATGTGCCAAGAAGCCAGAAATTTGGCATTAAAGATTCTAAACTTCAAATAGTATATTTAAATAACAGAATTGATAAAATAAATTTTTTTTTGCAGGAAAAAAAATTGAACCCGTCATCTATTTTAGAAATTGGCGCGAATGATGGAACTTTTTTGAAATTACTCTCTAATGAATTTTTTGGAGTGCAATTTTGCGGCGTGGAGTTGAGCGCATCTCATCGTAAATTGGCGCATGAGAAAGATCTTATGATCTACAAAAAGATCGAAGATTGTCGGCAGAGATCTTTTGACGTAATCTGTATGTTTCATACTTTTGAGCATTTTACCAACCCAGTTACGGCACTTGGGGAGATGCGCAAGTTTTTATCCAAAAAAGGAATTTTTATCATAGAAATTCCATCGCTTACTGATCCATTATTGAGCGTTTACGGCATAGAGGCATTTAAGGATTTTTATTTTCAAACCCAGCATCCTTTTGTTTATTCTTCATCATCGTTGTCTAAATTATTGGAAGGAGCAGGATATGATAAGATAACAATTTTGCCATTTCAGAGATATGGTTTAGCAAACCATATGAATTGGTTAAAGAATAATAAACTGGGCGCTTTGCCGTTTATTGCGGAACATTTTACCTTTATTGATAGGGAGTATCGTAAAAAGTTAGAAGAGCTTGGTAAAACAGATACTATTTTTGCGTGTTTTCGGCCAAAAAAATAGCAGTTTTTTTTATTTATTTTCAAAATGAGTAGCGTAATATTTGAATCAAGCAAGTCTTATTTAAAGAAAATCTTTTAATAACTTATATTTAATTTCCGCAACTTTCCAATCTTGTTCATTATCTATATCTTGGACTTCAGTCTCCGGTATTTCTAAAGGCACAGTAAATCTTGGAAAGAGCCTTTTTTGCTTAAAAATGACGTCAGTTTTTAAGAAATAGAATTGGCCGCAGTCATGGTAAGCGGGTTCCAGATCTTGGGAGCGGGAATTATAATTTTTAGGCCAAAACATTTTTGCAATTCCATTTTTTATTTTAAGAGCCCTCTGTATGGGATAGCTGAACTTCACAACTGGCACTATTGCTTCTGCGTTTTTTTCTATCATCAGCTGTTTGGCTAACTTCAATCTTTCTGCCGTGATAAACGGGGCGGTCGGGAATATGCAGCAAATATATTTAAATTCTTTCCCGCGTTTTTTATACTCCGTTATCACCTCTTCAAGGACGGGAATAATCATAGCCATGTCGGTTGAGTTTTTTTTGGATCTTAAAAACGGGACGCTTGCTTTAAAAGATTTTGCCAGCTTGGCTGTTTTTTTGTCGTCTGTTGAGACCATCACTTCAATAAAACATTCGGATTTTATTGCCGCGTCTATGGAATATTTAATAATTGGCTGCCCGGCAAAGTTTTTAATGTTTTTTCCGGGTATTCTTTTGCTTCCGCCTCTGGCTGGGATTATTGCTAGAATTTTCATGATTAAATGCGCGGTTATTTTTTATATTCTTTGTTTAATAAAGAATAAATGTGCGAGTTCCAGTATTTGCCTTCTTTAAAACAATTGTCCCTTAATTCGCCGTCCTTTTTAAAATTTAATTTTTTGGTGAAAAAATCTATTTTCTTTTTATCAAATTCATAAAGTTCCATCCATATTTTGTGAAGATTCAAATTGTTAAACCCATAATCCAATAACAATTTTGCTGCCTCCAAAGCATATCCTTTAGTATCAATATATTCTTCGTTTAATCCAATATAAAAGGAAAGGTCTGCGGAGCGGGAAATCCAGTTAATATAAACAAGCCCGCAGACACCGACTGAAAGTTTGTCTTTAAGTCTTTCAATTATAAACATAAAGTCATTCTGGCTGCCGACGACAATATTTTCAAACCATTTTTTTTGATTATCTAAATTTAATTCTCTGAATTCTCTAAAATTTTTTCTAAATTTTGGAATATTCCTCCAGTCCTTAAGCATGGAAAGATCTTCTCTTTCTACAGCCCTTAATCCAACTAATTTTGACTTAATCATATAAAATCGTTTAATGAGATTAATTCCCCCTTTTTTATGTCTTTCATAATTTTCTTGCCTATTATTTCCGGTGCCTTATATGGCGGCAAACCGCCTTCAGGAATCGGCCT from Candidatus Niyogibacteria bacterium includes:
- the pseF gene encoding pseudaminic acid cytidylyltransferase encodes the protein MKILAIIPARGGSKRIPGKNIKNFAGQPIIKYSIDAAIKSECFIEVMVSTDDKKTAKLAKSFKASVPFLRSKKNSTDMAMIIPVLEEVITEYKKRGKEFKYICCIFPTAPFITAERLKLAKQLMIEKNAEAIVPVVKFSYPIQRALKIKNGIAKMFWPKNYNSRSQDLEPAYHDCGQFYFLKTDVIFKQKRLFPRFTVPLEIPETEVQDIDNEQDWKVAEIKYKLLKDFL
- a CDS encoding phosphotransferase, translating into MAEKTEKIRFIALAKKEAKEVLQIITENYEEEFHSPVRIERFLEEIASSRVYCITFRNGWRAVLKQSFWYSGKGAIEAIEKAQEVSQALRLQGVPLPMAYLTLKGKYTAGYNGDQITLLEYIEGEYFTADDRQFIEAGRALAVFHREGEAFLRKYPIERAMIAEKIPVEKPYEESRVIYDKLRRDFLTEHQCSVPDVCAAVRDHIHIFDQTIKMLDGSGISNRKLSSGIVHNDFNVKNCFFKKDGAFSCFIDTDQLGVAPFVWDVGNTLLSFLSSISSTSRSNVNYEHSAELFLAAYHREHPLPLNEYLLIIAAAVRWNMMRILRSLRRHHYENDRLVNLLPKIKSRLIARIIQTPQIFSFLDENWLRKKIVI
- a CDS encoding GNAT family N-acetyltransferase, giving the protein MIKSKLVGLRAVEREDLSMLKDWRNIPKFRKNFREFRELNLDNQKKWFENIVVGSQNDFMFIIERLKDKLSVGVCGLVYINWISRSADLSFYIGLNEEYIDTKGYALEAAKLLLDYGFNNLNLHKIWMELYEFDKKKIDFFTKKLNFKKDGELRDNCFKEGKYWNSHIYSLLNKEYKK
- a CDS encoding N-acetylneuraminate synthase family protein, which codes for MANNHQGSIKHGLRIIREMAKVAKVAGVRAAIKLQFRDLDSFIHPKHKECSDNKHIPRFLATRLSEEEFGALVNEIKRQRLISMATPFDELSVDMAERLGVEILKIGSCSATDWPLLERVVKAGKPVICSTGGLNVSQIDRIVSFFQHRGARFALMHCVAIYPTPVEKMRLGRIEQLCKRYPGVTVGFSTHEDPNNFNVVQIAYAKGARIFEKHVAVPTKAFKSNAYSANPKQAAKWLAALNDAMSMCGNEEDLAESLSLNSLMRGVYAKKNITIGSKLSRENVYFAIPLLNRQLASGEWNANMVAGRAYAVDEAIFFEAASYYAAEFKHLIPNFIHQLKGIIHEAGVPVGPTPEIELSHHYGLKHFLEWGVAIIDCINREYCKKILIMLAGQKHPIHFHTKKEEAFQVLYGELIVEMEDRERILYPGDVLMVPRGAWHSFYACNGDVIFEEISTTHYNDDSFYADPSINKIARDERKTRLVNWGRHQI
- a CDS encoding class I SAM-dependent methyltransferase, encoding MNNANAVKKTGEQLGLSFFKDELFYEFHPRIYEGDKWKVFVNEQNDFAVIYPKLEVNYSAYVPRSQKFGIKDSKLQIVYLNNRIDKINFFLQEKKLNPSSILEIGANDGTFLKLLSNEFFGVQFCGVELSASHRKLAHEKDLMIYKKIEDCRQRSFDVICMFHTFEHFTNPVTALGEMRKFLSKKGIFIIEIPSLTDPLLSVYGIEAFKDFYFQTQHPFVYSSSSLSKLLEGAGYDKITILPFQRYGLANHMNWLKNNKLGALPFIAEHFTFIDREYRKKLEELGKTDTIFACFRPKK